A single genomic interval of Methyloceanibacter caenitepidi harbors:
- a CDS encoding TerB family tellurite resistance protein, with amino-acid sequence MSDDTSSCDVILKAMVAMASADGHLDSREVGLIQEIFKDCTGNALGADAVARAAHQNEAEDIRDVLADLAPSLDLTTKDEILCAAYRVLLADNRVAGEERKELHEMARALHISEIHLSALLEELAASLHE; translated from the coding sequence GTGAGCGACGACACGAGCAGTTGCGATGTGATCTTGAAAGCCATGGTCGCCATGGCGAGCGCCGACGGGCACCTGGATTCGCGCGAGGTTGGTCTCATTCAGGAGATTTTCAAGGATTGCACCGGGAACGCGCTGGGGGCGGATGCGGTCGCGCGCGCGGCGCACCAGAACGAAGCCGAGGATATCCGCGACGTTCTCGCGGATCTGGCTCCCTCTCTGGACCTCACCACGAAAGACGAGATCCTGTGCGCCGCCTATCGCGTGCTCCTCGCGGACAACCGCGTGGCCGGTGAAGAACGCAAGGAACTGCACGAGATGGCCAGGGCACTCCATATCTCGGAGATCCATCTCAGCGCACTTCTCGAGGAACTCGCGGCCTCTCTTCACGAGTAG
- a CDS encoding mitochondrial fission ELM1 family protein, which produces MSDTKPLRVIFLADTRPGHYHIAQGVIAALARLRPVEVTRIEVKRKWIVPTRWLRARINADTFYPPRMLRMAYRIDADTLPEADLVVSAGGETHMPNICVTRLLDVPNIFCGSLLRGLEPDNFSLIISSYERDEGSDRHLVVLKPSSIDPDELGRPKTVPRYGPENLPKTLGLLIGGQAGGFRYRDSEWAALLAFVAAVSKAWGTRWLISTSRRTPDSVADRIDEMARDESVVQKFIDFRTAGPGTLPQIFAKSDAIVCTEDSSSMISEAVSARLPVIGVSPRAARFTEDEQLYRDFMMGKGWSRTIPIADLTPERFAEVLSTIEPLQENPLDALAQKLKARLPQLF; this is translated from the coding sequence ATGTCAGACACAAAGCCCCTTCGGGTCATCTTCCTCGCCGACACAAGGCCTGGGCATTACCACATCGCCCAGGGCGTGATCGCGGCCCTGGCGCGGTTGCGGCCCGTCGAGGTGACCCGGATCGAGGTGAAGCGCAAATGGATCGTCCCGACCCGGTGGCTGCGGGCGCGCATCAACGCCGACACCTTCTATCCGCCGCGTATGTTGCGCATGGCCTATCGCATCGACGCGGACACGCTCCCCGAAGCCGACCTCGTGGTCTCCGCCGGCGGCGAGACGCATATGCCGAATATTTGCGTTACACGGCTTCTGGACGTGCCCAACATCTTCTGCGGCTCGCTCTTGCGGGGGCTGGAGCCGGACAATTTCAGTCTGATCATCTCATCCTACGAGCGCGACGAGGGCAGCGACCGGCACCTGGTCGTGCTGAAACCGTCCTCCATCGACCCCGACGAACTCGGGCGGCCCAAGACCGTGCCGCGCTACGGGCCGGAAAACCTGCCGAAGACCCTGGGCCTCCTCATCGGCGGTCAGGCCGGAGGATTTCGCTATCGCGACAGCGAGTGGGCGGCGCTGCTCGCCTTCGTCGCGGCAGTGTCGAAGGCTTGGGGAACGCGCTGGCTGATCTCGACCTCCCGGCGCACGCCCGACAGCGTGGCCGACCGGATCGACGAAATGGCGCGCGATGAGAGCGTGGTTCAGAAATTCATCGACTTCCGCACCGCCGGACCCGGCACGCTGCCGCAAATCTTCGCCAAATCGGACGCGATCGTTTGCACCGAAGATTCCAGCTCAATGATCTCCGAGGCGGTGTCGGCGCGGCTGCCCGTCATTGGCGTGTCGCCCCGTGCCGCACGCTTCACCGAGGACGAGCAGCTGTACAGGGACTTCATGATGGGCAAGGGCTGGTCGCGCACCATCCCCATTGCCGACCTGACGCCGGAGCGCTTCGCCGAGGTTCTGTCCACAATCGAACCCTTGCAGGAAAACCCGCTCGACGCCCTGGCGCAGAAGCTGAAGGCCCGCCTACCGCAGCTCTTCTAA
- a CDS encoding SIMPL domain-containing protein — translation MTYTRPLRLLVPALAVLAAALPFSASAASGKRVISLSASGTVKAAPDMASISTGVTSEGQTAQDALSKNTDAMTKVVDTLKEAGIEAKDIQTTDFSVSPIYERKKDEQAAFITGYRVSNNVNITVRDTDKLGDVLDKVVQAGANEINSISFGIAEPEKMKDEARKLAMQNATDNAKLYAEAAGVELGPVVKIAENGDYTPRPYRAMADAAPMMAEAKQVPVEGGTMSVEAKVQVTWELR, via the coding sequence ATGACCTACACCCGTCCACTTCGGCTGCTTGTCCCCGCCCTCGCCGTGCTTGCCGCAGCGCTCCCGTTTTCCGCGTCCGCGGCAAGCGGCAAGCGGGTCATCTCGCTGTCCGCTTCCGGCACCGTGAAGGCCGCGCCGGACATGGCGAGCATCTCGACCGGCGTGACCTCCGAGGGGCAGACCGCGCAGGACGCGCTGTCCAAGAACACCGACGCGATGACCAAGGTGGTCGACACGCTCAAGGAGGCCGGCATCGAGGCGAAGGACATCCAAACGACGGACTTCTCCGTGTCCCCGATCTACGAACGGAAAAAAGACGAGCAGGCCGCGTTCATCACCGGGTACCGGGTCAGCAACAACGTGAACATCACCGTGCGCGACACCGACAAGCTCGGCGATGTCCTCGACAAGGTGGTCCAAGCGGGCGCGAATGAGATCAACTCAATCAGCTTTGGAATTGCTGAACCGGAGAAGATGAAGGACGAAGCCCGGAAACTGGCCATGCAAAATGCGACCGACAACGCCAAGCTCTATGCGGAAGCGGCCGGCGTCGAACTCGGCCCGGTCGTCAAGATCGCCGAGAACGGCGATTATACGCCCCGCCCCTATCGCGCCATGGCGGATGCGGCCCCAATGATGGCCGAAGCGAAGCAGGTCCCCGTCGAGGGCGGCACGATGTCGGTCGAAGCGAAAGTCCAGGTCACTTGGGAGCTTAGGTAA
- the ettA gene encoding energy-dependent translational throttle protein EttA, translated as MANPQYVYVMTKLNKTYPGGKQVLKDVTLAFLPGAKIGVVGVNGAGKSTLLRIMAGDEKEFTGEAWAAEGVRVGYLPQEPQLDPAKDVMGNVMEGVAEKKAKLDRYNELAVNYSNETADEMAQLQDEIDAQDLWDLDSQVEQAMDALRCPPGDADVSKLSGGERRRVALCRLLLAKPDILLLDEPTNHLDAESVAWLEHHLRDYPGTIVMVTHDRYFLDNITEWTLELDRGQGVPYKGNYSSWLEQKQKRLEVEGKQEEAKQRTLARELDWIRASPKARQAKSKARIKAYDELLAEAGTDKTAKAQITIPPGPRLGDVVIEADGLEKAFGDKLLVDGLSFKLPPGGIVGVIGPNGAGKTTLFRMIVGQETPDNGDIRVGDTVKLGYVDQSRDALDEKKTVYEEISEGAEVVTLGKREVPSRAYVGWFNFKGGDQQKKVGQLSGGERNRVHLAKMLKSGANLILLDEPTNDLDVETLSSLEAALEDFAGCAVIISHDRFFLDRIATHILAFEGDSHVEWFEGNFEDYEEDKKRRLGEDAVLPKRIKYKKFARG; from the coding sequence ATGGCCAACCCGCAATACGTCTACGTCATGACCAAACTCAACAAGACCTATCCCGGCGGGAAGCAGGTCTTGAAGGATGTGACCCTCGCTTTTCTCCCGGGCGCCAAGATCGGCGTCGTCGGCGTGAACGGCGCCGGTAAATCCACACTGCTGCGGATCATGGCGGGCGACGAGAAGGAGTTCACTGGAGAGGCCTGGGCCGCCGAAGGCGTGCGCGTCGGTTATCTGCCCCAGGAGCCCCAGCTCGATCCGGCAAAAGACGTGATGGGCAACGTCATGGAGGGCGTGGCCGAGAAGAAGGCTAAGCTCGACCGCTATAATGAGCTGGCCGTGAACTATTCAAACGAGACCGCAGACGAGATGGCACAGCTCCAGGACGAGATCGATGCCCAGGACCTGTGGGACCTCGACAGCCAAGTCGAGCAGGCCATGGATGCGCTGCGCTGCCCGCCTGGCGATGCGGACGTGAGCAAACTGTCGGGTGGCGAGCGGCGCCGCGTGGCGCTCTGCCGGCTGCTGCTGGCGAAGCCGGACATCCTGCTGCTCGACGAGCCGACCAACCATCTCGATGCGGAGAGCGTCGCTTGGCTCGAACATCACTTACGCGACTATCCTGGCACCATCGTGATGGTGACCCACGACCGCTACTTCCTCGACAACATCACCGAATGGACGCTGGAGCTCGATCGCGGGCAGGGCGTCCCCTACAAGGGCAACTACTCGTCCTGGCTCGAGCAAAAGCAGAAGCGGCTCGAGGTCGAGGGCAAGCAGGAAGAGGCCAAGCAGCGCACGCTCGCCCGCGAGCTCGACTGGATCCGCGCGAGCCCCAAGGCACGGCAAGCCAAGTCCAAGGCCCGTATCAAGGCCTATGACGAGTTGCTTGCGGAGGCAGGCACGGACAAGACCGCCAAGGCACAGATCACCATTCCGCCGGGCCCGCGGCTCGGCGACGTGGTGATCGAGGCGGACGGGCTGGAAAAGGCCTTTGGCGACAAGCTGCTCGTGGACGGCCTGTCGTTCAAGCTGCCGCCCGGCGGCATCGTGGGCGTCATCGGGCCGAATGGCGCGGGCAAGACCACGCTGTTCCGCATGATCGTGGGGCAGGAGACGCCGGACAACGGCGATATCCGCGTGGGCGATACCGTCAAGCTCGGCTACGTGGATCAGTCCCGCGACGCGCTCGACGAGAAGAAGACGGTGTACGAAGAGATTTCCGAAGGCGCCGAAGTGGTGACGCTGGGCAAGCGCGAAGTGCCGTCGCGCGCCTATGTGGGTTGGTTCAACTTCAAGGGCGGCGATCAGCAGAAGAAGGTCGGCCAGCTCTCGGGCGGCGAGCGCAACCGCGTCCACCTCGCCAAGATGCTGAAGTCAGGCGCGAACCTCATCCTGCTCGACGAACCGACCAACGATCTCGACGTGGAGACGCTATCTTCCCTCGAAGCGGCATTGGAAGACTTCGCGGGCTGTGCGGTCATCATCAGCCATGATCGCTTCTTCCTCGATCGCATCGCCACCCACATCCTCGCCTTCGAGGGCGACAGCCACGTGGAGTGGTTCGAAGGAAACTTCGAGGATTACGAGGAAGACAAGAAGCGCCGCCTCGGCGAGGACGCGGTTCTGCCCAAGCGCATCAAGTACAAGAAATTCGCGCGAGGGTAG
- a CDS encoding class I SAM-dependent methyltransferase: MSSVRTRSAFLAIIAACLALTSASAHAEQSPPQDERLKEVIAGDHRSAENAARDTYRHPYETLTFFGIRPDMTVVEIYPGRGWYTEILAPYLKDTGTLYAAEAPSDPSYEALQRSLEAFDQKLKDAPELYGQVKRTTVTKDGDIAPPESSDLIVTFRNTHSFMRAGTEEASFAAMYRALKPGGVLGVVQHRGDPKVKQDPKAASGYVNEDYVIALAENAGFELADKSEINANPKDTKDYPKGVWTLPPSFRLGDEDREKYAAIGESDRMTLKFVKPEN; encoded by the coding sequence ATGAGCTCAGTACGTACCCGTTCCGCCTTTCTGGCGATCATCGCCGCATGCCTCGCGCTCACCTCGGCCAGCGCGCACGCCGAGCAGTCGCCGCCCCAAGACGAGCGCCTGAAAGAGGTCATCGCGGGCGATCACCGATCGGCCGAGAATGCGGCACGCGATACCTACCGCCATCCGTACGAGACACTGACGTTCTTTGGCATCCGGCCGGACATGACGGTCGTTGAGATCTATCCCGGCCGAGGCTGGTACACGGAAATTCTCGCGCCTTATCTCAAGGATACTGGAACGCTCTACGCCGCCGAGGCTCCCAGCGACCCGTCCTATGAAGCCCTGCAGCGATCTCTCGAAGCATTCGACCAGAAGCTGAAGGACGCGCCTGAGCTTTACGGCCAGGTGAAACGGACGACGGTGACCAAGGACGGCGACATCGCGCCGCCGGAGTCGTCCGACCTCATCGTCACATTCCGCAATACGCACAGCTTCATGCGGGCGGGCACCGAAGAGGCGTCGTTCGCCGCTATGTACAGGGCGCTCAAGCCGGGCGGTGTGCTCGGCGTCGTGCAGCATCGCGGCGATCCCAAGGTGAAGCAGGATCCCAAGGCCGCATCGGGGTACGTCAACGAGGACTACGTGATCGCCCTGGCCGAGAACGCCGGCTTCGAGCTGGCGGACAAGTCCGAGATCAACGCCAACCCGAAGGATACGAAAGACTATCCGAAGGGCGTCTGGACGCTGCCTCCCTCGTTTCGCCTCGGTGACGAGGACCGCGAAAAATATGCGGCCATCGGCGAGAGCGACCGGATGACGTTGAAATTCGTGAAGCCTGAGAACTAG
- a CDS encoding peptidoglycan-binding protein translates to MIPIDGRIMFEVAPRFSGAKARRQAEIIEGISPILASTLDEYGINTRLRIAHFLGQCCHEAAGFRTTEEFGSGRYLEGRRDLGNIKKGDGPRYKGRGLIQLTGRANYRDVGKALGVDLEDNPLLAEEPQLSLKIACEYWKRRKINPDCDRDDIIAVTKKINGGLNGLEDRRRYTAKAKAALARIEGFILSGMTPDTRPVLHRGSVGEAVGDLQEQLHELGYPLAIDGDFGPATELAVMEFQSAHRLKADGIVGKKTWTALERSAKKAA, encoded by the coding sequence ATGATTCCCATCGACGGACGGATAATGTTTGAGGTGGCGCCCCGATTCAGCGGCGCAAAGGCTCGGCGGCAGGCGGAGATTATCGAAGGTATCAGTCCTATCCTGGCTTCGACGCTCGACGAATACGGGATCAATACACGGCTCAGGATCGCGCATTTTCTCGGCCAGTGCTGCCATGAGGCCGCCGGCTTCCGGACGACGGAAGAGTTCGGAAGCGGACGGTACCTGGAAGGAAGGCGCGACCTCGGGAACATCAAAAAAGGCGATGGGCCGCGATACAAGGGGCGCGGCCTGATCCAGCTCACGGGCCGCGCAAACTACCGCGATGTCGGCAAGGCGTTGGGTGTCGATCTAGAGGACAACCCGCTCCTTGCGGAGGAGCCGCAACTCTCGCTCAAGATCGCATGCGAGTACTGGAAGCGCCGCAAGATCAATCCGGACTGCGACCGCGACGACATCATCGCGGTCACCAAAAAGATCAACGGCGGCCTGAACGGTCTCGAGGACCGGCGCCGCTACACGGCCAAGGCCAAAGCCGCATTGGCACGAATTGAAGGATTCATCCTCTCCGGCATGACACCGGACACGCGGCCGGTCCTCCATCGCGGCTCAGTTGGAGAGGCCGTGGGCGATCTCCAGGAACAGCTGCACGAGCTCGGCTATCCTCTCGCCATCGACGGCGATTTCGGCCCTGCGACCGAACTCGCGGTGATGGAATTTCAATCCGCGCACCGGCTCAAGGCCGACGGTATCGTCGGCAAGAAGACGTGGACCGCCCTAGAGAGATCCGCCAAGAAGGCGGCCTGA
- a CDS encoding dicarboxylate/amino acid:cation symporter, with protein sequence MRKLALHWQILIAIVLAAIVGSIVKHFTTETFAPGWLGVSFVSVFEFIGAIFLNALKMIIVPLITSSIVVGVAGIGSGGNIGALGIRTLLFYAVTTLAAILIGLIAINVMTPGYVDGRPAGDILSLEAPANDISERIEGRGAGDVVELFKRLVPPNIVMAAAEGQMLGLIFFSILFGYFMTTLSHDYADPLFKFWNGVFNVMMHMTEFIMKFAPIGVFALIAAVIAETGFAAARPLANFALAVLAALLLHSLITLPLLLRFIGRVKPFATMRAMSPALLTAFSTSSSSATLPVTMDTVEEKVGVSNQVSSFVLPLGATVNMNGTALYECAAAMFLAQAYGLELSFGVQFTIVTIALVTSIGVAGVPSASLVAIAIILAAVGLPVEAIGVLLVFDRVLDMCRTSVNVWGDACCATIIARLRGEKTNVAIDAR encoded by the coding sequence GTGCGCAAGCTTGCCCTCCACTGGCAGATACTCATCGCCATCGTCCTTGCGGCCATCGTCGGGTCGATCGTCAAGCATTTCACCACTGAGACTTTCGCGCCGGGGTGGTTGGGTGTCAGCTTTGTTTCGGTGTTCGAGTTTATCGGCGCGATCTTTCTCAACGCCCTGAAAATGATCATCGTGCCGCTGATCACGTCGTCGATTGTCGTCGGCGTGGCCGGGATCGGATCCGGCGGCAATATCGGCGCGCTCGGCATCCGCACGCTGCTTTTCTACGCCGTGACGACGCTCGCCGCGATCCTGATCGGTCTCATTGCCATCAACGTCATGACGCCCGGCTATGTCGATGGGCGGCCCGCCGGCGACATTCTATCGCTCGAGGCGCCGGCCAACGATATCAGCGAGAGGATCGAGGGAAGGGGCGCCGGCGACGTCGTGGAGCTTTTCAAGCGCCTGGTGCCGCCGAACATCGTCATGGCCGCCGCTGAAGGACAGATGCTTGGGCTGATCTTCTTTTCCATTCTGTTCGGCTACTTCATGACCACGCTTTCGCATGACTACGCGGATCCCTTGTTCAAGTTCTGGAACGGCGTGTTCAACGTCATGATGCACATGACCGAGTTCATCATGAAGTTCGCGCCCATCGGCGTGTTTGCCCTCATTGCGGCCGTGATCGCCGAAACGGGGTTCGCGGCGGCAAGGCCTTTGGCCAATTTCGCGCTCGCGGTTCTCGCAGCGCTCCTGCTGCATTCGCTGATTACGCTGCCACTGCTCTTGCGGTTCATCGGCAGGGTCAAACCCTTTGCGACGATGCGGGCCATGTCGCCGGCCCTGCTTACCGCGTTTTCCACGTCTTCGTCCTCGGCGACCTTGCCGGTCACGATGGATACGGTCGAAGAGAAGGTCGGTGTGTCGAACCAGGTGTCGAGCTTTGTGTTGCCGCTCGGCGCAACGGTGAACATGAACGGGACGGCGCTCTACGAATGCGCGGCGGCCATGTTCCTGGCTCAGGCCTACGGGCTGGAGCTCAGCTTCGGCGTGCAATTCACGATTGTCACGATTGCGCTCGTGACATCGATTGGCGTCGCCGGGGTGCCGTCCGCCTCGCTGGTGGCGATTGCGATCATTCTTGCTGCCGTCGGGTTGCCGGTGGAAGCCATCGGGGTGCTCCTCGTGTTCGACCGGGTGCTGGATATGTGCCGCACCAGCGTGAATGTCTGGGGCGATGCGTGTTGCGCCACCATCATCGCGCGGCTGCGGGGAGAAAAAACCAACGTCGCCATCGACGCGCGCTAA
- a CDS encoding sulfotransferase family 2 domain-containing protein → MILSHKHKFIFIKTKKTAGTAIEAAISQLCGPDDVITPYRAASEKDRKGLGPQNYRIDHPLKPQRPLWRKLLGRPERYWHPTIGYYEHMPAWRVRNYVGEDVWNSYFKFAFDRNPWDRQVSWYHYKTKSKKTRPSFERYMQRPTAYVDNHELYMLDGALAVDFLGRYENLEEDLNTALRQAGVETPVSVPKVNVTPNKDSERSYRSYYTPALQEQVANWYQPEIKLLGYDF, encoded by the coding sequence ATGATCCTCTCACACAAGCACAAATTCATCTTCATCAAGACGAAGAAGACGGCCGGCACGGCGATCGAAGCCGCGATTTCGCAGCTCTGCGGGCCGGACGATGTCATTACGCCTTATCGCGCGGCGAGCGAGAAAGACCGCAAAGGCCTCGGTCCGCAGAACTACCGGATCGATCATCCGCTGAAGCCGCAACGGCCGCTTTGGCGAAAGCTTCTCGGCCGGCCCGAACGCTATTGGCATCCAACCATCGGCTATTACGAGCACATGCCCGCCTGGCGCGTCCGCAACTATGTGGGCGAGGATGTTTGGAACAGCTACTTCAAGTTCGCGTTCGACCGGAATCCGTGGGACCGGCAGGTGTCCTGGTACCACTACAAGACCAAGTCGAAGAAGACGCGCCCCAGCTTCGAGCGCTACATGCAGCGGCCCACCGCCTATGTGGACAATCACGAGCTCTACATGCTGGACGGAGCGCTGGCCGTCGATTTCCTCGGCCGCTACGAGAATTTGGAAGAGGATCTGAACACGGCACTCCGGCAAGCCGGCGTCGAAACCCCGGTCAGCGTGCCGAAAGTCAATGTGACGCCGAACAAGGATTCGGAACGCAGCTACCGCAGCTATTACACGCCGGCGCTCCAAGAGCAGGTGGCGAATTGGTATCAGCCCGAAATCAAGCTGCTGGGTTACGATTTCTAA